One part of the Raphanus sativus cultivar WK10039 chromosome 7, ASM80110v3, whole genome shotgun sequence genome encodes these proteins:
- the LOC108816824 gene encoding ornithine transcarbamylase, chloroplastic-like translates to MTVMASHISASRSSALSFNSSSYLLPGTTLKRLSAVSLVSPASFSPFRLRVSCQASSVTSPSASDLKGKSGLKDFLAIDDFDTETIKKILDKASEVKALLKSGERDYLPFKGKSMSMIFAKPSMRTRVSFETGFFLFGGHALYLGPNDIQMGKREETQYVARVLSRYNDIIMARVFAHQDILQLANYSSVPVVNGLTDQNHPCQIMADALTMIEHIGQVEGTKLHTDQQTSGCLCWRWEQYGPLMVIIGICYSFHFVCACPKGFEPDKERVLKAHQAGLSKIEITNDPKEAVIGADVVYSDVWATMGQKDEAEYRRKAFQGFQVDEAPMKLAGPKAYFMHCLPAERGVEVTNGVVEAPYSIVFPQAENRMHAQNAIMFHLLGF, encoded by the exons ATGACGGTTATGGCTTCTCACATCTCAGCCTCTCGATCGTCGGCTCTTTCCTTCAACTCTTCTTCGTACCTCCTCCCCGGCACCACTCTCAAGCGACTCTCCGCCGTCTCACTAGTTTCTCCGGCGAGTTTCTCTCCTTTCCGCCTCCGCGTCTCCTGCCAAGCCTCCTCCGTCACTTCCCCTTCTGCTTCCGATTTGAAAG GGAAATCTGGTCTGAAAGACTTTCTGGCCATAGACGATTTCGACACAGAGACGATCAAGAAGATCTTAGATAAGGCTTCAGAGGTCAAAGCCCTGTTGAAGTCAGGGGAGAGAGACTATCTCCCTTTCAAAGGGAAGTCTATGTCTATGATCTTTGCTAAACCGTCTATGAGGACTCGCGTTTCCTTCGAGACTGGCTTTTTCTTGTTTGGTGGACATGCACTTTACCTTGGACCCAATGATATCCAGATGGGTAAGCGAGAGGAAACTCAATACGTTGCTCGTGTTCTGTCACGCTATAATGACATCATCATGGCCCGTGTGTTTGCTCATCAG GACATTCTTCAATTGGCTAACTACTCGAGTGTACCAGTTGTAAACGGTCTGACAGATCAAAACCACCCTTGCCAAATCATGGCCGATGCACTCACAATGATTGAGCACATTGGTCAAGTCGAAGGGACAAAG TTACACACTGATCAACAAACCTCAGGTTGTCTATGTTGGAGATGGGAACAATATGGTCCACTCATGGTTATAATTGGCATCTGTTATTCCTTCCACTTTGTTTGCGCTTGCCCAAAAGGGTTTGAACCAGACAAAGAGAGAGTTTTAAAGGCACATCAAGCTGGATTAAGCAAGATTGAAATCACCAATGATCCTAAAGAAGCTGTCATAGGAGCTGATGTTGTCTACTCTGACGTATGGGCCACTATGGGGCAAAAGGATGAAGCTGAGTACCGCCGTAAAGCTTTCCAGGGATTCCAG GTGGATGAAGCTCCGATGAAGTTGGCGGGTCCAAAAGCCTATTTCATGCACTGTTTGCCAGCGGAAAGAGGAGTGGAGGTGACCAATGGAGTGGTGGAAGCTCCTTATTCCATTGTCTTCCCACAGGCGGAGAATCGCATGCATGCCCAAAATGCGATAATGTTTCATTTGCTCGGCTTTTAA